A single Bifidobacterium scardovii JCM 12489 = DSM 13734 DNA region contains:
- the rpoB gene encoding DNA-directed RNA polymerase subunit beta, translating into MAATEATTNTTTVIARADQHDIDLHKASDRVNFGSIREPIDVPYLLGVQTDSFDWLIGSERWKKRVEEDKENGTNTVPHISGLDEVFQEISPIENFAQTMSLTFSDPYFEEPRHTVQECKEKDYTYSAPLYVNAEFENGDTGEIKSQTVFMGDFPLQTPHGTFIIGGTERVIVSQLVRSPGVYFDRSTDRASGKEVFGAKIIPSRGAWLEFEIDKRDVLGVRVDRKRKQSAIVFLMAIGMTKPEIREAFEGYPLVLDALDKEAIETQDDALTDLYRKIRPSDTATPEAGRNLLDSFYFNTKRYDLARVGRYKIDRKLGLEHDINDRSLSREDIIATIKYLVTLHAGDATFPGTRKGESIDLRVETDDIDHFGNRRIRQVGELIQNQLRTGLSRMERVVRERMTTQDAEAITPQSLINIRPVNATIKEFFGTSQLSQFMDQNNPLAGVTNKRRLSALGPGGLSRDRASMEVRDVHPSHFGRMCPIESPEGPNIGLIGSLATFGRVNPFGFIETPYRKVVDSQVTNEVEYMTADQENDHVIAQVNQTLDANGRFATDMALARANEEEAVDVPVSSVDYMDVSPRQMVSIGSSLIPFLEHDDGHRALMGTNMQRQAVPLVKSERPLVGTGSEWRVAYDSGDVIIADKPGVVIYVSADLIRVMNDDGTQSSYKLTKFQRSNQTTCYNQRPIIKNGERVEAGTVLADGPAIEKGEIALGKNLLVAFMPWNGYNYEDAVIISQRLVQDDTLSSIHIEEYEIDARETKLGAEEITRDLPNVGEDAVANLDERGIIRIGAEVEAGDILVGKVTPKGETELTPEERLLRAIFGEKSREVRDTSLRVPHGETGTVIAVKEITREDAEEDGDELPNGVNQMIRVYIAQHRKITQGDKLSGRHGNKGVISRILPEEDMPFLADGTPVDIMLNPLGVPSRMNLGQVLELHLGWIAHSGWDISLDPELEAEWKKHVPAGAEKGEPGTPVATPVFDGVRSDVISGLMKSTLPNRDGEQMVGEDGKAVLFDGRTGEPFGKPISVGYMYILKLHHLVDDKIHARSTGPYSMITQQPLGGKAQFGGQRFGEMEVWALEAYGAAYTLHEMMTTKSDDVDGRVRVYGAIVRGDNLPPAGIPESFKVLLKEMQSLSLNVEVLNADGVAIDMKDEDDDPISAGDDLGFNIGARPDAAAKEDQKAETPEYQ; encoded by the coding sequence TTGGCTGCCACTGAAGCTACGACGAATACCACCACTGTCATCGCGCGCGCCGACCAGCACGACATTGATCTGCACAAGGCGTCGGACCGCGTGAATTTCGGCTCCATCCGAGAGCCCATCGATGTGCCCTACCTGTTGGGCGTGCAGACCGACAGCTTTGATTGGCTGATCGGCTCCGAGCGCTGGAAGAAGCGCGTCGAGGAGGACAAGGAGAACGGCACCAACACCGTGCCGCACATCTCGGGCCTCGACGAGGTCTTCCAGGAGATCTCCCCGATCGAGAACTTCGCCCAGACCATGTCGCTGACCTTCTCGGACCCGTACTTCGAGGAGCCGCGTCACACCGTGCAGGAGTGCAAGGAGAAGGACTACACCTACTCCGCCCCGCTGTACGTGAACGCCGAATTCGAGAACGGCGACACCGGCGAGATCAAGTCCCAGACCGTGTTCATGGGCGACTTCCCGCTGCAGACCCCGCACGGCACCTTCATCATCGGCGGCACCGAGCGAGTCATCGTCTCCCAGCTCGTGCGCTCCCCGGGCGTCTACTTCGACCGCTCCACCGACCGCGCCTCCGGCAAGGAGGTCTTCGGCGCAAAGATCATCCCGAGCCGCGGCGCTTGGCTGGAGTTCGAGATCGACAAGCGCGACGTGCTCGGCGTGCGCGTCGACCGCAAGCGCAAACAGTCCGCCATCGTCTTCCTCATGGCCATCGGCATGACCAAGCCGGAGATCCGCGAGGCGTTCGAGGGCTACCCGCTGGTGCTCGACGCGCTCGACAAGGAGGCCATCGAGACGCAGGACGACGCGCTGACCGATCTGTACCGCAAGATCCGCCCGTCCGACACCGCCACCCCCGAGGCCGGCCGCAACCTGCTGGATTCCTTCTACTTCAACACCAAGCGCTACGATCTGGCCCGCGTCGGCCGCTACAAGATCGACCGCAAGCTCGGCCTCGAGCACGACATCAACGACCGCAGCCTGTCGCGCGAGGACATCATCGCCACGATCAAGTACCTGGTGACGCTGCACGCCGGCGACGCGACCTTCCCCGGCACGCGCAAGGGCGAGAGCATCGACCTGCGCGTCGAGACCGACGATATCGACCACTTCGGCAACCGCCGCATCCGCCAGGTTGGCGAGCTGATCCAGAACCAGTTGCGCACGGGTCTGTCGCGCATGGAGCGCGTGGTGCGCGAGCGCATGACCACGCAGGACGCCGAGGCCATCACCCCGCAGTCGCTGATCAACATCCGCCCGGTGAACGCCACGATCAAGGAGTTCTTCGGCACCTCCCAGCTGAGCCAGTTCATGGATCAGAACAACCCGCTGGCCGGCGTGACCAACAAGCGCCGCCTGTCCGCGCTGGGCCCCGGCGGCCTGTCGCGCGACCGCGCCAGCATGGAGGTGCGCGACGTGCACCCGTCCCACTTCGGCCGCATGTGCCCGATCGAGTCCCCTGAAGGCCCGAACATCGGTCTGATCGGTTCGCTCGCGACCTTCGGCCGCGTCAACCCCTTCGGCTTCATCGAGACGCCGTACCGCAAGGTCGTCGACAGCCAGGTGACCAACGAGGTCGAGTACATGACCGCCGACCAGGAGAACGACCACGTCATCGCGCAGGTGAACCAGACGCTCGACGCCAACGGCAGGTTCGCCACCGACATGGCCCTCGCCAGGGCCAACGAGGAAGAGGCCGTCGATGTGCCGGTGAGCTCCGTCGACTACATGGACGTCTCGCCGCGCCAGATGGTCTCGATCGGTTCCTCGCTGATCCCGTTCCTCGAGCACGACGATGGCCACCGAGCGCTGATGGGCACCAACATGCAGCGTCAGGCCGTCCCGCTGGTCAAGTCCGAGCGTCCGCTCGTCGGCACCGGTTCGGAATGGCGCGTCGCCTACGATTCCGGCGACGTGATCATCGCCGACAAGCCGGGCGTCGTGATCTACGTGTCCGCCGACCTCATCCGCGTGATGAACGACGACGGCACGCAGTCGAGCTACAAGCTGACCAAGTTCCAGCGCTCCAACCAGACGACCTGCTACAACCAGCGCCCGATCATCAAGAACGGCGAGCGCGTCGAGGCCGGCACGGTGCTGGCCGACGGCCCGGCGATCGAGAAGGGCGAGATCGCCCTCGGCAAGAACCTGCTGGTCGCGTTCATGCCGTGGAACGGCTACAACTACGAGGACGCCGTGATCATCTCGCAGCGCCTGGTGCAGGACGACACCCTCAGCTCGATCCACATCGAGGAGTACGAGATCGACGCCCGCGAGACCAAGCTGGGCGCCGAGGAGATCACCCGCGACCTGCCGAACGTCGGCGAGGACGCGGTGGCCAACCTCGACGAGCGCGGCATCATCCGCATCGGCGCCGAGGTCGAGGCCGGCGACATCCTCGTCGGCAAGGTCACGCCGAAGGGCGAGACCGAGCTGACCCCGGAGGAGCGCCTGCTGCGCGCCATCTTCGGCGAGAAGTCCCGCGAGGTGCGCGACACCTCGTTGCGCGTGCCGCACGGCGAGACCGGCACCGTGATCGCGGTCAAGGAGATCACCCGCGAGGACGCCGAGGAGGACGGCGACGAGCTGCCCAACGGCGTCAACCAGATGATCCGCGTGTACATCGCGCAGCACCGCAAGATCACGCAGGGCGACAAGCTCTCCGGCCGCCACGGCAACAAGGGCGTCATCTCCCGCATCCTGCCCGAGGAGGACATGCCGTTCCTCGCGGACGGCACCCCGGTCGACATCATGCTCAACCCGCTGGGCGTGCCCTCGCGAATGAACCTCGGCCAGGTGCTGGAGCTGCACCTCGGCTGGATCGCGCATTCCGGCTGGGACATCAGCCTGGATCCCGAGCTGGAGGCCGAGTGGAAGAAGCACGTGCCGGCCGGCGCCGAGAAGGGCGAGCCGGGCACCCCGGTGGCGACCCCGGTGTTCGACGGCGTGCGCTCCGACGTGATCAGCGGCCTCATGAAGTCGACGCTGCCCAACCGCGACGGCGAGCAGATGGTCGGCGAGGACGGCAAGGCCGTGCTGTTCGACGGTCGCACCGGCGAGCCGTTCGGCAAGCCGATCTCCGTCGGCTACATGTACATCCTGAAGCTGCACCACCTGGTCGACGACAAGATCCACGCGCGCTCCACCGGCCCGTACTCGATGATCACGCAGCAGCCGCTGGGCGGCAAGGCCCAGTTCGGCGGCCAGCGCTTCGGCGAGATGGAGGTGTGGGCCCTCGAGGCCTATGGCGCCGCGTACACGCTGCACGAGATGATGACCACCAAGTCTGATGACGTCGACGGCCGCGTGCGTGTCTACGGCGCGATCGTCAGGGGCGATAACCTGCCGCCGGCGGGCATCCCCGAATCGTTCAAGGTGCTGCTCAAGGAAATGCAGTCCCTGTCGCTGAACGTCGAGGTGCTCAACGCCGATGGCGTGGCCATCGACATGAAGGACGAGGACGACGATCCGATCTCGGCGGGCGACGACCTGGGTTTCAACATCGGCGCGCGCCCCGACGCGGCGGCCAAGGAAGACCAGAAGGCCGAAACCCCGGAATATCAGTGA
- a CDS encoding DNA-directed RNA polymerase subunit beta', with product MLDVNAFDKLRIGLATAEDIRNWSHGEVKKPETINYRTLKPEKDGLFGEQIFGPTRDWECACGKYKRVRFKGIVCERCGVEVTKSRVRRERMGHIDLAAPVTHIWFFKGVPSRLGYLLDIAPKDLEKVIYFAAYMVTKVDEEQRHQDLPDLQDEFDTEIGHMAKRRDNEIEERAKKVEADLHELEEAGEASGSAKAKLRNSAEREMAAIRQRYDDQIQRLNAVFDRFKNLKPGDMEGDVDLWREMEDRYGDYFEGCMGAEAIQKRLQDFDLEAAAKQLREEIDTGSGQRKARALKRLKVVNAFLTTGNKPEAMVLTVIPVIPPDLRPMVQLDGGRFATSDLNDLYRRVINRNNRLQRLIDLKAPEIMLNNEKRMLQEAVDSLFDNGRRGRPVTGASNRPLKSLSDMLKGKQGRFRQNLLGKRVDYSGRSVIVVGPSLRMHQCGLPKPMALELFKPFVIKRLVDMNYAQNMKSAKRMVDRGDTEVWGVLEEVISEHPVLLNRAPTLHRLGIQAFEPILVEGKAIHLPPLACAAFNADFDGDQMAVHLPLSAEAQAEARSLMLASDNILKPADGHTVTMPSQDMILGLFWLSTISDGAKGQGRIFSSLAETQMALDLHEIDMQAKVLIRLPKDFVLPTGWEPGEVKVVDPEPGSPDVAREERFTDGTVLFATSMGRILFNEALPTDYPFVSEQAKKGVLSRIVNDISTRYSTAQVAATLDALKDLGFTKAPWSGVTFAFSDVTEPPARATLVAESEAQVSKINQQYDIGFFTEEERRQAIIDEWTKCTKKVSDAVEAHFDPKNNLSIIVQSGARGNMTQINQIAGIRGLVNNPKGEVIPRPVESNYRQGLSVLEYFISEHGARKGLADTALRTAESGYLTRRLVDVSQDVIVREEDCGTKRGLPMKVADRDENGNLTLVKAADGGPYSRLLSADVIDPADGETVLYKRGDALSMDVLRDLVAHGVEEVKARSVLTCDSKRGVCAKCYGWSLATNKLVDVGEAVGIVAAQSIGEPGTQLTLRSFHSGGVAAASDITQGLPRVTELFEARTPKGEAPIAEFSGVIKTDAEADHVYQMTLTPDDTTVEPIVYTVNRRAPLLVKNGDHVDVGTKLTEGSVDPKKILRILGPRAAQVNIVNEVHTVYREQGVDIHDKHIEVIVRQMLRRITVIDSGDTSLLPGELVDQARFKEANKEAVQNGGKPAAGRPELMGITKASLATDSWLSAASFQETTRVLTEAALSQKVDDLKGLKENVIIGKLIPAGTGLARYRNAVVEPDKAIRDTIYPNFGLGGGDDASADFSDADLSDVDFSNIDFGDLKLGDDFNPDDFLDDQGGQDALGGDTL from the coding sequence GTGCTGGACGTCAACGCATTTGACAAACTGAGGATTGGCCTGGCCACCGCCGAGGATATTCGCAACTGGAGCCACGGCGAGGTCAAGAAGCCCGAAACCATCAACTACCGTACCCTCAAGCCCGAGAAGGACGGTCTGTTCGGCGAGCAGATCTTCGGACCGACCCGCGACTGGGAGTGCGCGTGCGGCAAGTACAAGCGCGTGCGCTTCAAGGGCATCGTGTGCGAGCGATGCGGTGTGGAGGTCACCAAGTCGCGCGTGCGCCGCGAGCGCATGGGCCACATCGACTTGGCCGCCCCCGTCACCCACATCTGGTTCTTCAAGGGCGTGCCGAGCCGCCTCGGCTACCTGCTCGACATCGCGCCGAAGGACCTGGAGAAGGTCATCTACTTCGCGGCCTACATGGTCACCAAGGTCGACGAGGAACAGCGCCATCAGGATCTGCCCGACCTGCAGGACGAGTTCGACACCGAGATCGGCCACATGGCCAAGCGCCGCGACAACGAGATCGAGGAGCGCGCCAAGAAGGTCGAAGCCGATCTGCACGAGCTGGAGGAGGCCGGCGAGGCCAGCGGCTCCGCCAAGGCGAAGCTGCGCAACAGCGCCGAACGCGAGATGGCGGCCATCCGCCAGCGCTACGACGACCAGATCCAGCGCCTGAACGCCGTGTTCGACCGCTTCAAGAACCTGAAGCCCGGCGACATGGAAGGCGACGTGGACCTGTGGCGCGAGATGGAGGACCGCTACGGCGATTACTTCGAGGGCTGCATGGGCGCTGAGGCGATCCAGAAGCGCCTGCAGGACTTCGACCTCGAGGCCGCGGCCAAGCAGCTGCGCGAGGAGATCGACACCGGTTCCGGCCAGCGCAAGGCCCGCGCGCTCAAGCGCCTGAAGGTCGTCAACGCCTTCCTGACCACCGGCAACAAGCCTGAGGCCATGGTGCTCACCGTGATCCCGGTCATCCCGCCGGACCTGCGCCCGATGGTGCAGCTCGACGGCGGCCGCTTCGCTACCTCCGACCTCAACGACCTGTACCGCCGCGTGATCAACCGCAACAACCGCCTGCAGCGTCTGATCGACCTCAAGGCCCCCGAGATCATGCTCAACAACGAGAAGCGCATGCTGCAGGAGGCCGTCGACTCGCTGTTCGACAACGGCCGCCGCGGCCGCCCGGTCACCGGCGCCTCGAACCGCCCGCTCAAGTCCCTGTCCGACATGCTCAAGGGCAAGCAGGGCCGTTTCCGCCAGAACCTGCTCGGCAAGCGCGTCGACTACTCGGGCCGTTCCGTGATCGTCGTCGGCCCGTCGCTGCGCATGCACCAGTGCGGCCTGCCCAAGCCGATGGCCCTCGAGCTGTTCAAGCCCTTCGTCATCAAGCGCCTGGTCGACATGAACTACGCGCAGAACATGAAGAGCGCGAAGCGCATGGTCGACCGCGGCGACACCGAGGTGTGGGGTGTGCTCGAGGAGGTCATCTCCGAGCATCCCGTGCTGCTCAACCGCGCGCCTACGCTGCACCGTCTGGGCATCCAGGCCTTCGAGCCGATCCTGGTCGAAGGCAAGGCCATCCACCTGCCGCCGCTCGCCTGCGCCGCGTTCAACGCCGACTTCGACGGCGACCAAATGGCCGTCCACCTGCCGCTGAGCGCCGAGGCGCAGGCCGAGGCACGTTCGCTGATGCTCGCCTCCGACAACATCCTCAAGCCCGCCGACGGCCACACCGTGACCATGCCTTCGCAGGACATGATCCTGGGCCTGTTCTGGCTGTCCACCATCAGCGATGGCGCCAAGGGCCAGGGCCGCATCTTCTCCTCGCTGGCCGAGACGCAGATGGCGCTCGACCTGCACGAGATCGACATGCAGGCCAAGGTGCTGATCCGCCTGCCGAAGGACTTCGTGCTGCCGACCGGCTGGGAGCCGGGCGAGGTCAAGGTCGTCGACCCGGAGCCGGGCAGCCCGGACGTGGCGCGCGAGGAACGCTTCACGGACGGCACCGTCCTGTTCGCCACCTCGATGGGCCGCATCCTGTTTAACGAGGCGCTGCCGACCGATTACCCGTTCGTCAGCGAGCAGGCCAAGAAGGGCGTCCTGTCCCGCATCGTCAACGACATCTCCACCCGCTACTCGACCGCCCAGGTGGCGGCGACGCTGGATGCGCTCAAGGACCTTGGCTTCACCAAGGCCCCGTGGTCGGGCGTCACCTTCGCGTTCTCCGACGTGACCGAGCCGCCGGCCCGCGCCACGCTGGTCGCCGAGTCCGAGGCGCAGGTCAGCAAGATCAACCAGCAGTACGACATCGGCTTCTTCACGGAGGAGGAGCGTCGCCAGGCGATCATCGACGAGTGGACCAAGTGCACCAAGAAGGTGTCCGACGCGGTCGAGGCCCACTTCGATCCGAAGAACAACCTGTCGATCATCGTCCAGTCCGGTGCGCGAGGCAACATGACCCAGATCAACCAGATCGCGGGCATCCGTGGCCTAGTGAACAACCCGAAGGGCGAGGTCATCCCCCGACCGGTCGAGTCGAACTACCGTCAGGGCCTGTCCGTCCTCGAGTACTTCATCTCCGAGCACGGCGCGCGCAAGGGTCTGGCCGATACCGCGCTTCGTACCGCGGAGTCGGGCTACCTGACCCGTCGTCTGGTCGACGTCTCGCAGGACGTGATCGTGCGCGAGGAGGACTGCGGCACCAAGCGCGGCCTGCCGATGAAGGTCGCCGACCGCGACGAGAACGGCAACCTGACGCTCGTCAAGGCCGCCGACGGCGGTCCGTACTCGCGTCTGCTGTCCGCCGACGTGATCGACCCGGCCGACGGCGAGACCGTGCTGTACAAGCGCGGCGACGCCCTGTCGATGGACGTGCTCCGTGATCTCGTGGCGCACGGCGTCGAAGAGGTCAAGGCCCGCTCCGTGCTCACCTGCGATTCCAAGCGCGGCGTGTGCGCGAAGTGTTACGGCTGGTCGCTGGCCACCAACAAGCTCGTCGACGTCGGCGAGGCCGTCGGCATCGTCGCGGCCCAGTCCATCGGCGAGCCCGGCACCCAGCTGACGCTGCGTTCCTTCCACTCCGGCGGCGTCGCGGCGGCTTCCGATATCACGCAGGGTCTTCCCCGTGTCACCGAGCTTTTCGAAGCCCGTACCCCGAAGGGCGAAGCGCCCATCGCCGAGTTCTCCGGCGTGATCAAGACCGATGCGGAAGCCGACCACGTCTACCAGATGACGCTGACCCCGGACGACACGACCGTCGAGCCGATCGTCTACACCGTGAACCGCCGCGCTCCGCTGCTGGTCAAGAATGGCGATCACGTTGACGTCGGCACGAAGCTGACCGAAGGTTCCGTGGATCCCAAGAAGATCCTGCGCATCCTCGGCCCGCGCGCCGCCCAGGTCAACATCGTGAACGAAGTGCACACCGTGTACCGTGAGCAGGGCGTGGACATCCACGACAAGCACATCGAGGTCATCGTGCGCCAGATGCTGCGCCGCATCACCGTCATCGACTCCGGCGACACGTCGCTGCTGCCGGGCGAGCTGGTCGACCAGGCGCGCTTCAAGGAAGCGAACAAGGAGGCCGTGCAGAACGGCGGCAAGCCGGCCGCCGGCCGCCCCGAGCTCATGGGCATCACCAAGGCCTCGCTGGCCACCGACTCGTGGCTGTCCGCCGCCTCCTTCCAGGAGACGACGCGCGTGCTCACCGAAGCCGCCCTGAGCCAGAAGGTCGACGACCTCAAGGGCCTCAAGGAGAACGTGATCATCGGCAAGCTGATCCCGGCCGGCACCGGCCTCGCCCGGTACCGCAACGCCGTGGTCGAGCCCGACAAGGCGATTCGCGACACCATCTACCCGAACTTCGGCTTGGGTGGCGGCGACGACGCCAGCGCGGACTTCTCCGATGCCGACCTGTCCGATGTGGACTTCTCCAACATCGACTTCGGCGACCTGAAGCTCGGCGACGACTTCAACCCGGACGACTTCCTCGACGATCAGGGAGGCCAGGACGCGCTCGGCGGCGACACGCTGTGA
- a CDS encoding A/G-specific adenine glycosylase codes for MNAVNNDDTANGGVTDAEWAHARLGAWWEANARDLPWRFGRATPWGVLVSEVMSQQTQMSRVVPYWTDWMRMWPDAAALAGASTAEVITAWGRLGYPRRALRLQECARVVADRWHDDLPRGYDDLIALPGIGDYTASAVMSFAYGERIAVIDTNIRRVLSRLFLGVESRGGSASPAERDLANRALPRDARRSVTWNQSVMELGAVVCTAKTPLCDACPVRDRCAFLAAGRPGLGERRTRPRQRFAGTDRQVRGLVLDALRGLPDGETSLPRAQLEALWADRVQLDKCVASLDDDGLIEMLPDGAVRLPR; via the coding sequence GTGAATGCGGTGAACAACGACGATACGGCGAACGGCGGCGTGACCGACGCCGAATGGGCGCATGCCCGGCTCGGCGCATGGTGGGAGGCGAACGCGCGCGATCTGCCGTGGCGGTTCGGCCGGGCGACGCCATGGGGCGTGCTGGTATCCGAGGTGATGAGCCAGCAGACGCAGATGAGCCGCGTGGTGCCCTATTGGACCGACTGGATGCGCATGTGGCCGGACGCCGCGGCGCTCGCCGGCGCGTCCACCGCCGAGGTGATCACCGCGTGGGGGAGGCTCGGCTATCCGCGCCGGGCGCTGCGCCTGCAGGAATGCGCGCGGGTGGTGGCCGACCGGTGGCATGACGATCTGCCCCGCGGATACGACGATCTGATCGCGCTCCCCGGCATCGGCGACTATACGGCTTCCGCGGTGATGAGCTTCGCCTACGGCGAGCGGATCGCGGTGATCGATACGAATATCCGGCGCGTGCTGTCCCGCCTGTTTCTGGGTGTCGAGTCGCGCGGGGGATCGGCCTCGCCGGCCGAGCGGGATCTGGCGAACCGCGCGCTGCCCCGCGACGCGCGGCGTTCCGTGACATGGAACCAGTCGGTGATGGAACTCGGCGCCGTGGTCTGCACGGCGAAGACGCCGCTGTGCGACGCATGCCCGGTCCGCGACCGCTGCGCGTTCCTAGCCGCCGGCCGGCCCGGGCTGGGGGAGCGGCGGACCCGCCCCCGCCAGCGCTTCGCCGGCACGGATCGGCAGGTGCGCGGGCTGGTGCTCGATGCGCTGCGCGGATTGCCGGACGGGGAGACGTCGCTGCCGCGCGCGCAGCTGGAGGCGCTGTGGGCCGATCGGGTTCAGCTGGACAAATGCGTCGCGTCGCTTGACGACGACGGCCTGATCGAGATGCTGCCGGACGGGGCGGTCCGCCTTCCCCGCTGA